A single window of Acinetobacter wuhouensis DNA harbors:
- a CDS encoding metal/formaldehyde-sensitive transcriptional repressor: MSHLHQDKKVLNRVKRLKGQIQAVEEALNQPDSSCISVLQQVAAIKGAVNGLMNELIEQHLTEHVIQDPHAVDKVELQEFLKLLKRYC; this comes from the coding sequence ATGAGTCATTTACACCAAGATAAAAAAGTCCTCAATCGTGTAAAGCGTTTAAAAGGTCAAATTCAAGCTGTTGAAGAAGCCTTAAATCAGCCAGACAGTTCTTGTATTTCAGTGCTACAGCAAGTTGCAGCAATAAAAGGGGCAGTCAATGGTTTGATGAATGAATTGATTGAACAACATTTAACTGAACATGTGATTCAAGATCCACACGCTGTAGATAAAGTAGAGTTACAGGAATTTTTAAAGTTATTGAAGCGCTATTGTTAA